The genomic region AGGGGCCTCCTCCGCCGCGGCGCCGTCGGGCTGCGAGGCCGGCTCGGCGTCCTGGTCGTGGGTGCCGTCGGGGTTCTCGCCGGGCTGCTGGCTCATGGGTCCTCCTGGATCCGGTGGGACACCCCGGTGCCCCGCGAGCGGCCGCCCTAACGGCCCCGGCGGCGGCTCTGCGCACCCCGCCGGCGCCCGCGGTGCTCGCGGCGTCGGCGGCGCAGGAGCCATCCGGCCAGGAGCACGCCACCGAGGACCGCCGCCGCCCGGGCGCCGTACGCCCGGGCCAGGGCAGGTGCCGCGGCGGCCCCCAGGTCCAGGGTGTCGCTCTCGCGCCGGTGCGAGGCGGGGGCTGCCTCCTCCGCGACAGGCGGAACGGGTGGCGGGGCCGGCGGCCCCAGGTTGCCGGGCGGCGGCTCGACGGCCGGCTGCACCGCCGCCGCCGGCACCCCGCCGGAGAGCCGCTGCTCCAGGCAGGCCACGAACTGGCCCAGCAGCTTGTCCGAGACGTCCTGCATGACGCCCCGCCCGAACTGGGCGGGCTTCCCGGTCACGGCCAGGTCGGTGACCACCTCGACGTCGGTGCCCTTGCCGCCCGGTGTCATGGTGAGCGTGACG from Nocardioides pantholopis harbors:
- a CDS encoding SRPBCC family protein, whose amino-acid sequence is MDLQHRFSVPTPPAVTWAHFNDIAAVAECFPGATVTSVEDDTFTGSVKVKLGPIALVYTGSGTFVEKDEVQHRFVVEARGKDKRGNGTAGATVTLTMTPGGKGTDVEVVTDLAVTGKPAQFGRGVMQDVSDKLLGQFVACLEQRLSGGVPAAAVQPAVEPPPGNLGPPAPPPVPPVAEEAAPASHRRESDTLDLGAAAAPALARAYGARAAAVLGGVLLAGWLLRRRRREHRGRRRGAQSRRRGR